The Candidatus Poribacteria bacterium genome includes the window GGCATCAGCGAACAACACCAAACCCATAGGTTTCTTTTTGTCGTTAATCGGAATGTAAAAAACCGGTTTCTGGTCTTCCACCTGGAGTTTAGTCCCAAGCTCTTTCTCAATTGATGCGATTTTATCAGCGGTTAGTACCGCATTTCGCTGCACAAATTTCTTCGCTTTTGGAAAAATACCCGCCAACTTCTGCCCGGGCCATTCCGTTTCATGTGCGTTACTAAGCAGTGGCGTACTCACGAGAAAAAAAACAAGTGCCAATAAGATGCCTACACGAGGCTGGCGATAGGTTTGGAAAAACATCTGTAATCTCCTTATTATGAAGATGTCCACTGTCACAACACGTGTGTCGCAACAGTGGATTCACTTTACTCCTCAACTTTAACCATGAAACTGGGCCATAGAATTTGATCGCCATGCTTCAGTTGTCCGAAGATTTGATAAATCCCAGCTTCAGGAAAAGTGGTCATGAGCATGACAGTGGGACCGAATTTTTCCGGCGTGGTGCCGTAATGTTGATGACCAGTTGCAGATACCTTTTTCATCTTATGTCCGGCATGCGGATCTTTCTGCATCATCTTGCTGGGATTTTCACTTCCGAGAACTGTCCCATGTGTATGTACAATACCGTCCAAGCGTGTGCTGACGATAGCGAAATGCATCGGCGCGTCCAGAAACGGGACGAGGTCTGTGATGGGTTCTCCACCATGCGAAAAATGGTAAGTAATGTGGACCATTTCGCCTACCTTAATCCGTTTTGGTGCTTCGATTTTCGCATGATACGTAGACGTGCCCACTTCATCGGTTAGAGAAACGGCTTTTGTATAGCGGTCTCCACCCTCATCAGTATAACTGAAAACGCTTTTTTCACGGCGGAGATCTTGCGCCATATCAGCCATTTTCTCCTCACCTACGACATCCAAATATAGGTACTTAGCGAATTCGGCATCCGCAGTCATTATATCAACAGCGAGAATATATCTTCCCGCTGCAGGGAATGTGAAGTGGACCGTATACCTTCCCTCCAACTCTGCCATAATGTCACGAGATTCAAAATCTTCGGGATGAATATGCCCAATGATTTGTAAATTCTCACTGACGACCAGTACATGCAGAACGCGCGCATGATGCACCATGAGGTCAACAACGGGTTCACCGATTGCATCGGTGAGGTGGAATGTGAGTGTTGCCGATGTTCCTGCCCGAACAGTTTGTGGCTCAGTGTGAAGCGCAACGTTGAGAGATGCTGCGTTATGCATTTTATGCGCGTCGTGTATCCCATGCTCTTGGGCATGAACTACACCAACAAAAAACAGCATACTAACGACTATTGCCATGGTCCGAAAAATCGAAAAAAACGTGAAATTCCGGGATTGCATTGTTTTCCCTCCGCTAAATTAAAACGAATAGGATGTGGTTAAAGAAACCAAATTGCCAAATTCAATCGCATCACCCGCATCGTAAAGGGTTTCCTGCGTCAGCGGAAACATGACGTTAGCAGACACAAAAATACCGTTTGGTACTGCCAAAGACATACCCAGCGATGCCATGCTGTAACGTAGCCCGGTATTGATATCACGTTCCCCAGCCCAAGCAGCGGCGGATTGATAAAATCCGAGATAGTTCCCGCTAAATGAGAACCAATCGAAAAGGCGATACGTAAAGCCAGCTGTATAGATTAACTCTACTGGACCTCGATAAGTCTTGCTATTTTCATAGACTGGAAACGTCCCGCGTGTGGAAGCTATGACAGTCATACTGCGGTAGAGCGGTAGACTGTACTGCAAACCAGCAGTAGGGTTAAAGGTTCCAGTGCCGAACTGGATATGAAGGTGCTTAATCCCAGCGTCTCCAAGTTCCCACGGGTTTTCCTCGGTTTTGCCGGTTGGAATCGTCGTACCCAACCGAGCAAATAACGCGTCATCCGCTTTGAAAAATCCAGAAATTTTATAGCCTAAAAACAGGTCCAGATCTGCGAGTCCGGTATAGGTTTCATTTCGATGATGAATATCCCTACTTCGCAAGATGGCTTGCCTTTCTTCAGAACTCACCGAATCAATCCACTCAATGCTTGCTTCTTGGTTCTTGACTGCATACGGAATGTTCGCCTGCAATGTCCACCGGTCATCAAGTAAGTATTGCAACCCAACATCAATTCGGTAAGTACTCAATGCTACATGGTGTCTATGCAAAGGAGCATCCACAACTTCTCCTGTTGGTGAAAGTCCTCTTTTTTCAAGATGTCCACCTTGTGCATCAGGGGATACCAACATATTAATATTAACTCGAAACTGATCTATCTCTTTTGAAGCCAACCTGACTTCATCCATCATCCCACTGGGTGGTAGGACAGGATTGCTTCACGCAGGACAGCTTTCTTGTGCGAATCCCAAAGAGGTAAAAACCCAACTGAACAGTATCACGTGTAAAAATAAACGCATTTTTATATCCTGTAATTTATGTCATCCGAAAGTATCGCAGCGCAGCGAGCCATACGACTTCGCGCCACAGATCTATTGGCAGTTTCCCAGGGTAACAGAAAAAGAAACCCAAGAAACAATATGTAAAAGTATTGGAACTAAAAGATAAGTGAGTACTCGAAGCGTTCCTTGTGGAACCCACCCAAGTATTAAGGTATTAAACCGAGGGAGGACCTCTACGGGTCAAAGAATGGTTGGAAAAAAGTGTAGAAAAAAGAGTGGGCGGAACCTTAAACGATTCCCATGTGGCAACAGGCGAAGTCGTTGAGATAGGAAGAATTGAGACGAGAGAGTGATCCATCGATTCACGGGATTCGTGCGTGTCGTATCTATCGTCTGGAAGAACAAGTTCTAAATCTTTTGAGCAGCACGTACCACTTTCAGATGGCGTTTCGGCTTTACCCGCTGTGCCTGTTTTAGTGCTTTGACAACAGGTTGAATGCGTTTCAGTAACTCCGCTCAGGACTTTTTGAGACGCGTCGTGGCAGAACTTTTGTTCAAAGGCTGCACAGAGGAGAGGGCATACCGAATAGACGTATAATAGCCCTACAAGTAAGATAAGAACCTGTCGATGTTTTTGGAACATTGTGCAATAAACTCCGCTCTTTCGTCAGAAAGTGGAAATCGAATCATACACTTTAAAAACATTATACACCAAAATTCCAAAAAGTTGCAAGAAAAATGAATATTTCCATAACTATACACTACAAATCTCAAAAGTTGCAAGAAAAACAGATGTTTAGGGCACTTAACTTTTTTGGTAAACTTCGTTAGGGTGGGCATCGTTTTGTTATTGGATTGCTGCACCGCGTGGCAGCACACGCAATTTAAGTTGCATTGTAGATGTGAATTGGATATACTATGTGATTAGTGGCTACGCCTAATTCACAGTATTCTGAAGTGTTGCTCACTGTTTCTGCCTAAAATACAAAGAAGCTAACCGAACGAACCGCTGTAATTTTTTAAATTAAAAGAGAGGAAAATCTCATGGCGTATATCAAGATTCCAAAGGAATGGGAGATCCCTGAAAACCAAGTGACATCCGAGTCCGACTATATCAACCGTCGAAAGTTCATCAAAGATTTGGGCATCGCGAGTGCCAGTGCTTTGCTGTTTTCCAGTTCAAACGCCTGTGCTGGGAAAAAGGGAGTTGAGAAGCAGTTAGAACCTTTCCAAGCGCAAAAACTTGCAGTTGAGAATAACTCACGTTTTACTGTGGAAAGACCAACAACAGACGAAGTTGTTGCTGCTACCTACAACAATTACTATGAGTTCACCTCCTCCAAGAGCACAGTTTGGAAAAGAGTAGATAAGTTCATAACGCGTCCGTGGGAAATTGAAATATCGGGATTGGTCGAAAAGCCGATGACCTTAGATGTGGACGACTTAATCAAGCAGATGCCTATTGAAGAGCGGATCTACCGGTTCCGTTGCGTTGAAAGGTGGGCAATGGTAGTACCTTGGATCGGCTTCCCGATGAAAGCGTTGCTTGAAAAAGTTCAACCCACTGCTGATGCCAAATATGTCCGAATGCTCACGTTTTTGGATCCAGATATGGCACCAGAACAACACAATGTTCGCATGCCGTGGCCCTATTTTGAAGGGTTAACGCTCGCGGAAGCGATGAACGACCTAACACTGCTGGTTGTCGGTATCTATGGACATGTTTTACCACCACAACACGGTGCACCTATTCGGCTCATCGTTCCTTGGAAGTATGGGTTTAAAAGCATCAAATCCATTGTGAGCATTGAGTTAACAGACCAGAAACCGCGCACTTTTTGGAATACGCTTGGACCCAGAGAGTACGACTTTGAAGCAAACGTCAATCCCAATCTGCCACATCCGCGTTGGTCACAGGCTAAGGAGTGGATGATTGGCAGCGGCGACATTTACAAAACCGTCATTTACAACGGGTACGGCGATGCCGTAGCACACCTTTATCAATAAGAGCTTGCGGGGCCTCCTTGCGGCGTGGAGACGAAATGGATAGAAAACAGAGAATCACGAAAACCTTTCTTGGATTGTTATGCCCAGTCTTACTATTATCTGTCGGATGTGATGATTTGTCTCTGGACATGTTTGATAACAAGGAAACTGCACCCGCGATAGGTTCCATTGATGGCAGTGTTGTCGCGGCAAATACGCAATTTGGCTTTAACCTGTTCAATGACATCCGCAAAACTGAGCAGAATAAGAATATCTTCATCTCACCATTTAGTATTTCCATCGCCTTGGCAATGACACTGAACGGCGCATCCGGTGAAACCGAACAAGCAATGACCAACGCCTTGCAACTACAAGGATTAGACTCTGAGGCGATTAACGCTGGCTATGCCGGATTGCGCCATAACCTTCAAACATCAGACCCGAAAGTTATACTCGCGATTGCAAATTCACTCTGGGCACGTCAAGATGTTCCGTTCAAGCAGGATTTCCTGCAGCGAAACACCCAATTTTTCGGTGCTGAGATCTCAACATTAGATTTTACGGACCCAAACACCCTAACAACAATTAATCAGTGGGTAAATACCAACACCAACGGTAAGATTACAAAAATCCTTGATGAAATCAACCCCGATGCGGTGTTATTTCTGATTAACGCTATCTATTTCAAAGGGTCGTGGCAGACAGAATTTGACCCATCGCACACCCGCGACGGAACTTTCCATCTCGTAACCGGCGGCGAAAAGCAGGTACCGATGATGACAAGGACGGGTGATTATCCGTATTATGAAAATTATGAAGAAAAGTTTCAAGCGATTAGTCTCCCTTATGGTGATGGGCGAATCAGCATGTACATCTTCCTGCCCTACCGTGAATCTGACCTCAATACCTTTTTAGATGGTTTAAATACTGAGAATTGGGAGAATTGGATATCGCAGTTTCGCGAGCAAGAGGTGTTCCTCAGCATGCCCAAATTTAAGTTGGAATATGAAAAAACGCTTAACAATCCGCTGCAATCACTTGGTATGGGCATCGCGTTTGCACCAGGGGGTGCAGACTTTAGTCGGATGGCAGATTTAGAGACTTTGGGTAGAAATTTGTACATCGGGGAAGTGCTCCATAAATCAGTCGTTGAAGTCAATGAAGAGGGGACTGAAGCCGCAGCAGTCACCAGTGTTGGGGTTCGCGTAACCAGTGCACCACCTGCGTTTATTGCAGATCGACCGTTTTTCTTTGCAATCCGTGATAACGAGACAAAAACTGTCCTATTCATGGGCATTGTGGTGGATCCGTAGATAGAATACGAAAACTATAACAATGCTGCCACACACCATTTACCAATAAAAACGGAGATATTCTCATGAAAGTACAATTTAGGACTTTCTATAAATTGAACGTTGTGCTTATGATGTGCGGATTGATGCTTTTTATTTATATGGGTTGCGGTGGTTCTGATGATGAGGCTTATGAAGATGAGGCTGCCCATGGATTCATCCCATCAGCATTAAACCCACCAAACGGTGCCGTCTACGACGATGTCTTCTTTAAAGAGTATGGCACGAACCCTTTTATTGATACAGAAGATGATCACTTTTCAACATTTGGCATGGATGTTGATACCGCTTCCTAC containing:
- the msrP gene encoding protein-methionine-sulfoxide reductase catalytic subunit MsrP, which produces MAYIKIPKEWEIPENQVTSESDYINRRKFIKDLGIASASALLFSSSNACAGKKGVEKQLEPFQAQKLAVENNSRFTVERPTTDEVVAATYNNYYEFTSSKSTVWKRVDKFITRPWEIEISGLVEKPMTLDVDDLIKQMPIEERIYRFRCVERWAMVVPWIGFPMKALLEKVQPTADAKYVRMLTFLDPDMAPEQHNVRMPWPYFEGLTLAEAMNDLTLLVVGIYGHVLPPQHGAPIRLIVPWKYGFKSIKSIVSIELTDQKPRTFWNTLGPREYDFEANVNPNLPHPRWSQAKEWMIGSGDIYKTVIYNGYGDAVAHLYQ
- a CDS encoding serpin family protein, which gives rise to MDRKQRITKTFLGLLCPVLLLSVGCDDLSLDMFDNKETAPAIGSIDGSVVAANTQFGFNLFNDIRKTEQNKNIFISPFSISIALAMTLNGASGETEQAMTNALQLQGLDSEAINAGYAGLRHNLQTSDPKVILAIANSLWARQDVPFKQDFLQRNTQFFGAEISTLDFTDPNTLTTINQWVNTNTNGKITKILDEINPDAVLFLINAIYFKGSWQTEFDPSHTRDGTFHLVTGGEKQVPMMTRTGDYPYYENYEEKFQAISLPYGDGRISMYIFLPYRESDLNTFLDGLNTENWENWISQFREQEVFLSMPKFKLEYEKTLNNPLQSLGMGIAFAPGGADFSRMADLETLGRNLYIGEVLHKSVVEVNEEGTEAAAVTSVGVRVTSAPPAFIADRPFFFAIRDNETKTVLFMGIVVDP